A window of the Egibacter rhizosphaerae genome harbors these coding sequences:
- a CDS encoding tripartite tricarboxylate transporter permease — protein sequence MDTLTLVIEGFQTAVSPENLLFCLLGVMLGTVIGMMPGLGSATGVAILLPATVALEPVTALIMLAGIYYGCQYGATISAVLIATPGDPASVVTMFDGYPMAQAGKAAKALAAAAIASFIAGTISIVLLMAAAPAFLTIALQFGAPEMTSLILLGMLSVAGFTAKNPFKGLSMGALGLAIATVGIDSQSGVGRFTFDQIELFGGFGFIEIVIGLFAIAEVMRQVGRGGARPIKTRFRDMKLTRQEFAETAKPAIRQGFLGFFIGALPGAGATLAAFFGYETERRLSKRPERFGRGEISGVAGPEGANNAATNGAFVPTLTLGIPGSGTTAILLGAFLIFGLRPGPLLMVEQPDLAWGLMASFWIGNLFLLALNLPLAPAFASILRIPYKYLFPVIVMLALLGAFAIENRMWGVWIACAFGLLGYLMNRYGFPPAPLILGLVLGPEMESQLSRSLSISWGDPMIFLARPISAVLLALGFVLLLAPTVTRVIRSRVRWRAGENVPVGR from the coding sequence GTGGACACGCTCACGCTCGTCATCGAGGGGTTTCAGACCGCCGTCTCCCCCGAGAACCTGCTCTTCTGCCTTCTCGGGGTCATGCTCGGCACGGTCATCGGCATGATGCCGGGGCTCGGCTCGGCGACCGGTGTTGCGATCCTGCTGCCCGCGACCGTCGCGCTCGAGCCCGTGACGGCGCTCATCATGCTGGCCGGGATCTACTACGGCTGCCAGTACGGCGCCACGATCAGCGCCGTCCTGATCGCGACGCCGGGCGACCCGGCGTCGGTCGTCACGATGTTCGACGGCTACCCGATGGCGCAGGCAGGGAAGGCGGCGAAGGCGCTCGCGGCCGCGGCGATCGCGTCGTTCATCGCCGGCACGATCAGCATTGTGTTGCTGATGGCGGCCGCACCGGCCTTCTTGACCATCGCGCTGCAGTTCGGCGCCCCGGAGATGACCTCGCTCATCCTGTTGGGGATGCTGAGCGTCGCCGGCTTCACGGCGAAGAATCCCTTCAAGGGATTGAGCATGGGGGCGCTCGGCTTGGCGATCGCCACGGTCGGGATCGACTCCCAGTCCGGTGTGGGGCGGTTCACCTTCGATCAGATCGAACTGTTCGGTGGGTTCGGCTTCATCGAGATCGTCATCGGCCTGTTCGCGATCGCGGAGGTGATGCGCCAGGTCGGCCGCGGGGGCGCGCGGCCGATCAAGACCCGGTTCCGCGACATGAAGCTCACCCGTCAGGAGTTCGCCGAGACCGCGAAGCCGGCGATCCGGCAGGGCTTCCTCGGGTTCTTCATCGGCGCGTTGCCGGGCGCCGGCGCGACGCTCGCGGCCTTCTTCGGCTACGAGACGGAGCGCCGTCTCTCGAAGCGCCCCGAGCGGTTCGGACGGGGGGAGATCTCGGGGGTCGCCGGGCCGGAGGGCGCGAACAACGCGGCGACGAACGGCGCCTTCGTGCCCACCCTCACCCTGGGGATCCCCGGCTCCGGGACGACCGCGATCCTGCTGGGCGCCTTCCTCATCTTCGGACTCCGGCCCGGGCCGCTGTTGATGGTCGAACAGCCCGACCTCGCCTGGGGCCTGATGGCGTCGTTCTGGATCGGGAACCTCTTCCTGCTCGCCCTCAACCTCCCGCTCGCGCCCGCCTTCGCGTCGATCCTCCGCATCCCCTACAAGTACCTGTTCCCGGTCATCGTGATGTTGGCGCTGCTGGGCGCCTTCGCGATCGAGAACCGCATGTGGGGGGTTTGGATCGCCTGCGCGTTCGGGCTGCTCGGCTATCTGATGAACCGCTACGGCTTCCCGCCGGCGCCACTGATTCTCGGCCTCGTGCTCGGCCCCGAGATGGAGAGTCAGCTCTCCCGGAGTCTGTCGATCAGCTGGGGTGACCCGATGATCTTCCTCGCGCGGCCGATCTCGGCGGTGTTGCTCGCGCTCGGCTTCGTGCTCCTGCTCGCGCCGACGGTCACGCGGGTGATCCGCAGCCGGGTCAGGTGGCGTGCCGGCGAAAACGTACCCGTGGGGCGGTGA
- a CDS encoding enolase C-terminal domain-like protein — MRITSVTPEDIRFPTSRNLDGSDAMNPAPDYSLTYVVLGTDEGTEGHGFTFTIGRGNELCVAAVNSLAHLVLDLDVDEAFAEPAATWRRIVGDSQLRWLGPEKGVIHLAGAALVNALWDLRARQLGKPLWKLLSDLSPEQLVDCVDFRHLQDVLDRDAALDLLRKAEPARAERERELQRSGIPAYTTSAGWLGYPEEEVRRRVRAGLEEGWRHFKLKVGRELEDDRRRVATVREEIGPDGVLMLDANQVWEVPVAIEWVNAVADFSPLWIEEPTSPDDVRGHARIAEGIAPVGVATGEHVHNRVMFKQFLEAGAMAYCQLDACRLGGVNEAIAVILLARRFDVPICPHAGGVGLSEYVQHLAMFDHVAVSGARDDRLVEYVDHLHEHFVDPVRVEGARYLPPARAGYSAELDAASRRAYRFPEGSAWRAR, encoded by the coding sequence ATGAGGATCACCAGCGTCACTCCGGAGGACATCCGGTTCCCGACTTCCCGCAACCTCGACGGCTCCGATGCGATGAACCCCGCGCCCGACTACTCGCTCACCTACGTCGTGCTCGGGACCGACGAGGGGACCGAAGGCCACGGGTTCACCTTCACCATCGGCCGCGGCAACGAGCTCTGCGTCGCCGCGGTCAACTCCCTCGCCCACCTCGTCCTGGATCTCGACGTCGACGAGGCGTTCGCCGAGCCGGCCGCCACCTGGCGCCGGATCGTCGGTGACAGCCAGCTGCGGTGGCTCGGACCCGAGAAGGGGGTGATCCACCTCGCCGGCGCCGCGCTCGTGAACGCGCTGTGGGACCTCCGGGCACGCCAGCTCGGCAAGCCGCTGTGGAAGCTCCTCTCCGACCTCAGCCCCGAGCAGCTCGTCGACTGCGTCGATTTCCGCCATCTTCAGGACGTCCTGGATCGTGACGCGGCCCTCGACCTGCTCCGCAAGGCCGAGCCCGCTCGTGCGGAACGGGAGCGGGAGCTCCAGCGTTCGGGCATCCCTGCGTACACGACGTCGGCCGGATGGCTCGGCTATCCCGAGGAGGAGGTACGCCGGCGGGTCAGGGCTGGCCTCGAGGAGGGGTGGCGGCACTTCAAGCTCAAGGTCGGCAGGGAGCTCGAGGACGACCGCCGCCGCGTCGCCACCGTTCGAGAGGAGATCGGACCGGACGGGGTGCTGATGCTCGATGCCAACCAGGTCTGGGAGGTTCCGGTCGCAATCGAGTGGGTGAACGCCGTCGCGGACTTCTCGCCTCTCTGGATCGAGGAGCCGACGAGCCCCGACGACGTGCGCGGCCACGCCCGGATCGCCGAGGGCATCGCCCCGGTCGGCGTGGCGACCGGTGAGCATGTCCACAACCGGGTCATGTTCAAGCAGTTCCTCGAGGCCGGCGCCATGGCGTACTGCCAGCTCGACGCGTGCCGACTCGGTGGCGTGAACGAGGCGATCGCGGTCATCCTGCTCGCCCGACGGTTCGACGTTCCGATCTGTCCGCACGCGGGGGGTGTGGGCCTGAGCGAGTACGTCCAGCACCTCGCCATGTTCGACCACGTCGCGGTTTCGGGAGCCCGCGACGACCGTCTCGTCGAGTACGTGGACCACCTGCACGAGCACTTCGTCGATCCCGTTCGGGTGGAGGGCGCACGCTACCTGCCACCGGCGCGCGCGGGGTACAGCGCCGAGCTGGACGCCGCATCCCGTCGCGCGTACCGCTTTCCCGAGGGGAGCGCATGGAGGGCCCGGTGA
- a CDS encoding IclR family transcriptional regulator translates to MSTKEHRSPAPAVERAAAILDVLTRHQGGPLGSSSLARELGAPKSSVFNVCNVLADAGVLRRTRSGYALGPKLVEYGTAYLSSIDLVQEFYDVCDQFGDHIEETVQLAILDGLNVIYLARRHGSRPVRLQSEIGRSLPANCTAVGKALLAELSDEGVRARVEASGGLSRLTPKSIAEVEALLGELGQVRARGVAFDEGETADEIFCAATVVDAPGYQGGKAAISFTLVQSLATATQVERVVAQLRGVASELRGRMGGGRE, encoded by the coding sequence ATGAGCACCAAGGAGCACCGGTCCCCCGCTCCCGCCGTGGAGCGTGCCGCAGCGATCCTGGACGTGCTGACCCGTCATCAGGGCGGCCCCCTCGGCTCGTCCAGCCTCGCCCGCGAGCTCGGTGCCCCCAAGAGCTCCGTGTTCAACGTCTGCAACGTGCTCGCGGACGCCGGGGTTCTGCGTCGAACACGGAGCGGCTACGCCCTCGGGCCGAAGCTCGTCGAGTACGGCACCGCCTACCTCTCCAGCATCGATCTCGTCCAGGAGTTCTACGACGTCTGCGACCAGTTCGGCGACCACATCGAGGAAACCGTGCAGCTCGCGATCCTCGATGGCCTCAACGTGATCTATCTCGCACGCAGGCACGGCTCGCGGCCCGTGCGCCTCCAGTCGGAGATCGGGCGCTCGCTCCCCGCGAACTGCACCGCTGTCGGCAAGGCGCTCCTCGCCGAATTGAGCGATGAAGGGGTGCGGGCACGCGTCGAGGCGAGCGGGGGCTTGTCGCGGCTGACGCCCAAGTCCATCGCCGAGGTCGAAGCTCTGCTCGGCGAGCTCGGCCAGGTCCGTGCTCGTGGGGTGGCCTTCGACGAAGGCGAAACCGCCGACGAGATCTTCTGCGCCGCCACCGTCGTCGACGCGCCCGGCTACCAAGGAGGAAAGGCCGCGATCAGCTTCACCCTCGTGCAATCCCTGGCCACCGCCACGCAGGTGGAACGCGTGGTCGCGCAGCTCAGAGGCGTCGCGAGCGAGCTCCGCGGTCGGATGGGGGGAGGGCGCGAATAG
- a CDS encoding fumarylacetoacetate hydrolase family protein — protein sequence MAALWRVHTPQGERLARGPAASGPKELLAPDLGVDDLLRGEASLAGLDELPAHGTLTSDASVLAPLGGQDVWAAGVTYLRSRDARLEESDQLDAYDRVYDAERPEIFFKAAADRVRGPGEPVGVRSDSEWDVPEPELGVVADATGSIVAYVIGNDVSSRSIEGENPLYLPQAKVYTGSCAIGPCLVPLAEAPPWYELEISLRVNRDGRAVFDDTVQVRELKRSPQELVSWLFAGMDFPVGVVLLTGTAIVPPSGFTLSPGDEVRIAIHGLGALENPVEQVGTTRERVRP from the coding sequence ATGGCCGCGCTATGGAGAGTCCACACCCCGCAAGGTGAACGTCTCGCACGGGGACCGGCGGCGTCGGGTCCGAAGGAGCTCCTCGCGCCCGACCTGGGCGTCGACGACCTCCTGCGGGGCGAGGCGAGTCTCGCCGGACTCGACGAGCTCCCGGCCCACGGGACGCTGACCTCGGACGCCTCGGTGCTCGCTCCGCTGGGCGGACAGGACGTCTGGGCCGCGGGGGTGACCTACCTCCGCTCTCGCGATGCGCGCCTCGAGGAGTCCGACCAGCTCGACGCGTACGATCGGGTCTACGACGCCGAACGGCCCGAGATTTTCTTCAAGGCCGCCGCCGACCGCGTGCGTGGGCCGGGAGAACCGGTCGGGGTCCGGTCCGACTCGGAGTGGGACGTTCCCGAGCCCGAGCTCGGGGTCGTTGCCGACGCAACCGGCTCGATCGTCGCCTACGTGATCGGGAACGACGTCTCCTCGCGCAGTATCGAGGGGGAGAACCCGCTTTACCTGCCCCAAGCGAAGGTCTACACGGGGAGCTGTGCGATCGGCCCGTGCTTGGTGCCCCTTGCCGAAGCTCCCCCGTGGTACGAGCTGGAGATCTCGTTGCGCGTCAACCGCGACGGACGGGCCGTATTCGACGACACGGTGCAAGTCCGCGAGCTGAAGCGCTCACCGCAGGAGCTCGTCTCGTGGCTGTTCGCGGGGATGGACTTCCCGGTCGGCGTGGTGCTGCTCACGGGCACCGCCATCGTTCCGCCGAGCGGCTTCACCCTGAGCCCCGGCGACGAGGTGCGGATCGCGATCCACGGGCTCGGTGCGCTCGAGAACCCCGTCGAGCAGGTCGGGACCACCAGGGAGCGGGTGCGTCCATGA
- a CDS encoding zinc-dependent alcohol dehydrogenase, protein MEAFGKLAPEAWNLGRRDVAEPRPSAGDALVRVAACGICGSDLHAAASDPGFEWISPPVTLGHEFAGVVEAVGPEASGIEAGQHVVATSIQGCLRCDTCRAGTTNLCADRRIVGLSYDGGLAELTVLPAAQLVPLPADLPLRTAALVEPLSVAVRATRVHTRIVPGDRVVVSGPGPIGLFSAQLAARAGAEVVVLGVEQDRSRRLALAERFGLRTATVGEGIDTRVSEALDGPPDGWIEASGAGAALLDALSTVRRGGALTLVALYGGEVAVNPTFAVRRELTFSCSYASVREDYVRAVNLLRRGAIEIDGLADPFPLGRAHDAFEAARSGEVVKPLVVVDDALARGQPVDTNTTAPLA, encoded by the coding sequence ATGGAGGCGTTCGGAAAGCTCGCGCCCGAGGCGTGGAACCTCGGCCGACGTGACGTGGCGGAACCGCGGCCGAGTGCAGGGGACGCGCTCGTCCGTGTCGCTGCCTGCGGGATCTGCGGGAGCGATCTTCATGCCGCCGCGTCCGACCCGGGGTTCGAATGGATCTCGCCCCCGGTGACGCTGGGGCACGAGTTCGCGGGTGTCGTCGAGGCCGTCGGTCCGGAGGCCTCGGGCATCGAGGCCGGCCAACACGTGGTCGCGACCTCCATCCAAGGCTGTCTGCGGTGTGACACGTGTCGAGCGGGCACGACGAACCTCTGCGCCGATCGTCGGATCGTGGGGCTCAGCTACGACGGGGGGCTCGCCGAGCTGACGGTGCTGCCGGCTGCCCAGCTGGTACCGCTGCCGGCGGACCTGCCCCTGCGCACGGCCGCCTTGGTGGAGCCGCTGTCGGTCGCCGTACGGGCGACGCGCGTGCACACGCGGATCGTGCCGGGTGACCGTGTGGTGGTCAGCGGCCCGGGACCGATCGGGCTGTTCTCGGCACAACTGGCTGCTCGCGCCGGGGCGGAGGTCGTGGTTCTCGGGGTCGAGCAGGATCGCTCCCGCCGCCTCGCGCTCGCGGAACGCTTCGGCCTCCGGACGGCGACCGTCGGCGAGGGGATCGATACGAGGGTCAGCGAGGCGCTTGACGGGCCCCCGGACGGCTGGATCGAGGCGTCGGGAGCTGGGGCGGCGCTGCTGGACGCACTCTCGACGGTCCGGAGGGGCGGGGCCCTGACGCTCGTCGCCCTCTACGGCGGCGAGGTCGCGGTCAACCCGACTTTCGCGGTACGCCGCGAGCTGACGTTCAGTTGTAGCTATGCCTCGGTGCGGGAGGACTACGTGCGCGCGGTCAATCTCTTGCGACGCGGCGCGATCGAGATCGACGGCCTCGCTGATCCGTTCCCTCTGGGGCGGGCGCACGACGCGTTCGAAGCGGCGCGCTCGGGAGAGGTCGTCAAGCCGTTGGTCGTCGTTGATGACGCCCTCGCTCGGGGGCAGCCGGTGGACACGAACACCACCGCGCCACTGGCCTGA
- a CDS encoding FadR/GntR family transcriptional regulator, with amino-acid sequence MQESSGELQLSPVTRRRAYQEVVAQIQREILAGRLRSGDRLPGERQLAERLGVSRASVREALRVLEALDLVRSRTGTGPDSGSIIVQQAGGGPSRDLEAGGSLGGVLLMHTALEHFALEEMVEARVALEALSVRRAATETTADHLEVLEDLVVAMEAPGVDPEPFMRLDTDYHLALAGACGNRVVAYVMRSLRSAIDHWMHRMFEHNENWSELRAEVAAEHRSILELVRVGDGDTAAYEVEAHVRKAHERLKA; translated from the coding sequence ATGCAGGAGTCATCGGGTGAGTTGCAGCTCAGCCCCGTAACCCGCCGCCGGGCGTACCAGGAGGTGGTCGCGCAGATCCAGCGCGAGATCCTCGCCGGGCGGTTGCGGTCGGGGGATCGGTTGCCCGGGGAACGTCAGCTGGCGGAGCGTCTCGGCGTGAGTCGGGCGTCGGTCCGCGAAGCCCTCAGGGTGCTCGAGGCGCTCGACCTCGTCCGGTCCCGCACGGGCACCGGCCCGGACTCGGGGAGCATCATCGTGCAGCAAGCCGGTGGAGGCCCGAGCAGGGACCTCGAGGCCGGTGGGAGCCTGGGCGGCGTCCTCTTGATGCACACCGCCCTCGAGCACTTCGCGCTCGAGGAGATGGTCGAGGCTCGGGTGGCCCTCGAGGCGCTCAGCGTCCGGCGCGCGGCCACGGAGACGACCGCCGACCACCTCGAGGTGCTCGAGGACCTCGTCGTCGCGATGGAGGCGCCCGGGGTCGATCCCGAGCCGTTCATGCGGCTCGACACGGACTATCACCTCGCGCTGGCCGGGGCCTGTGGAAACCGCGTCGTCGCCTACGTGATGCGGTCCCTCCGTTCGGCGATCGACCACTGGATGCACCGGATGTTCGAGCACAACGAGAACTGGTCCGAGTTGCGAGCCGAGGTCGCCGCGGAGCACCGCTCGATTCTCGAGTTGGTCCGGGTGGGTGACGGGGACACGGCCGCCTACGAGGTCGAGGCGCACGTCCGGAAGGCGCACGAGCGGCTCAAGGCATGA
- a CDS encoding aldo/keto reductase, translating into MNPVVAEGGLSALSLGTMTFGEQVDEAEAARMVASAREAGITMFDTADAYRAGRSEEILGKCLVGIRDEVLVASKVGLQASNDPEDRGLRPERIRRRIRASLARLGTDYLDVYCLHAPDRIVPLEESLGALTELVDEGLVRWAGVSNHAAWQIAEMRCLSTWRGDARIELSQVLYNVLARRLEDEYAEYATTTGLASVVYNPLAGGLLTGKHTRDEVPAEGRFSGSRYRERYWNDTQFDGVARLHEIAAAAGLSLTELAIRWLRSRTVVDSVLVGASSVEQLEGNLAAGAAGPLPADVVDACDEVWQTVGGAAPGYNR; encoded by the coding sequence GTGAATCCGGTGGTGGCCGAGGGCGGACTCTCCGCCCTCTCACTCGGAACGATGACGTTCGGCGAGCAAGTCGACGAGGCGGAAGCCGCACGCATGGTGGCCTCGGCACGGGAGGCCGGGATCACCATGTTCGACACCGCCGACGCTTACCGCGCCGGGCGTTCGGAGGAGATCCTCGGCAAGTGCCTGGTGGGCATCCGTGACGAGGTGCTCGTCGCCTCGAAGGTCGGTCTGCAGGCCTCGAACGACCCCGAGGACCGGGGCCTGCGGCCGGAGCGCATCCGGCGACGGATCCGCGCCAGTCTGGCGCGGCTCGGTACCGACTATCTCGACGTCTACTGTCTACACGCCCCGGATCGCATAGTGCCGCTCGAGGAGTCGCTCGGAGCGTTGACCGAACTCGTCGACGAGGGGCTCGTCCGCTGGGCTGGGGTCTCGAACCACGCCGCGTGGCAGATCGCGGAAATGCGCTGCCTGAGCACATGGCGCGGAGACGCCCGGATCGAGCTGTCCCAGGTCTTGTACAACGTGCTCGCCCGACGCCTCGAGGACGAGTACGCGGAGTACGCGACGACCACCGGCCTCGCGAGCGTGGTGTACAACCCGCTCGCCGGCGGCCTCCTCACGGGGAAGCACACCCGGGACGAGGTCCCGGCTGAGGGGCGATTCAGCGGATCGCGCTACCGGGAGCGCTACTGGAACGACACCCAGTTCGACGGTGTTGCCCGACTACACGAGATCGCCGCGGCGGCGGGCCTGTCGTTGACCGAACTCGCGATCCGATGGCTGCGGTCGCGGACGGTGGTCGATTCGGTGCTCGTGGGCGCGTCGAGCGTCGAACAGCTGGAGGGGAACCTCGCGGCCGGCGCCGCCGGCCCACTGCCAGCCGATGTCGTCGACGCGTGCGACGAGGTCTGGCAGACCGTCGGCGGTGCGGCGCCTGGGTACAACCGATGA
- the ilvD gene encoding dihydroxy-acid dehydratase, with the protein MSADRASAERPRSHEVTTGARRAPARAMLRAVGMTDEDLGRPQVGVASSWNEVTPCNLSLRRLADAAKAGVRGAGGFPMEFGTISVSDAISMGHEGMRASLVSREVIADSVETVMHAERMDAMVTLAGCDKSLPGMVMAACRLDVPAVFVYAGATFPGSLDGDELDIKDVFEAVGAHAAGSIDDDRLAAVERSACPGEGACGGMYTANTMASAIEALGLSLPGSASPPAPDPRRDTAAASSGEAILTLLEQGWRTRDIVTRQALENAIAVVMAIGGSTNAVLHLLAIAEEARVELRLEDFDRVGRQVPHLVDSRPSGRFLMTDLDRVGGVPVVMQELLENDLLHGDAMTVTGRTVAENLEEASPPRPDGEVVRDLNTPLHDDGGLAILRGSLAPGGAVVKVAGLPGDAQLEREVFVGTARVFDGEQDAMTYTLEGRLEPGDVVVIRYEGPRGGPGMPEMLAVTGAIKGVGRGSDVALLTDGRFSGATHGLSIGHVAPEAVDGGPIALVRDGDTVEIDVPGRRLDLRMDEATLEQRRRELKHPEARYTTGVLAKYAALVGSAERGAITTAGP; encoded by the coding sequence ATGTCAGCAGACCGAGCGTCCGCGGAGCGTCCGCGCTCTCACGAGGTGACGACCGGTGCTCGGCGTGCGCCGGCCCGCGCGATGCTGCGGGCCGTGGGGATGACCGACGAGGATCTCGGGCGTCCGCAGGTCGGTGTGGCCTCGTCGTGGAACGAGGTGACGCCGTGCAACCTCTCGTTGCGCCGCTTGGCCGACGCGGCGAAGGCCGGTGTCCGCGGGGCGGGCGGCTTCCCCATGGAGTTCGGCACGATCTCCGTGTCCGACGCGATCAGCATGGGGCACGAGGGAATGCGGGCATCGCTGGTCTCGCGGGAGGTCATCGCCGACTCCGTCGAGACGGTGATGCACGCGGAGCGCATGGACGCGATGGTCACCCTCGCGGGGTGCGACAAGTCGCTGCCCGGGATGGTGATGGCCGCATGCCGCCTCGACGTGCCCGCGGTCTTCGTCTACGCCGGCGCGACGTTCCCGGGCTCCCTGGACGGTGACGAGCTGGACATCAAGGACGTGTTCGAGGCCGTCGGCGCCCATGCGGCCGGGTCGATCGACGACGACCGGTTGGCGGCGGTGGAGCGGTCGGCGTGCCCGGGTGAGGGCGCGTGCGGTGGGATGTACACCGCCAACACGATGGCGTCCGCGATCGAGGCGCTCGGGTTGAGCCTGCCCGGCTCGGCCTCCCCCCCGGCGCCGGACCCTCGGCGCGACACCGCAGCCGCCTCGTCGGGTGAGGCCATCCTCACGCTCCTCGAGCAGGGGTGGCGGACCCGGGACATCGTCACTCGGCAGGCTCTGGAGAACGCCATCGCCGTGGTGATGGCGATCGGGGGGTCGACGAACGCGGTGCTCCACCTGCTCGCGATCGCCGAGGAGGCCCGAGTCGAGCTGCGGCTCGAGGATTTCGACCGGGTCGGGCGACAAGTGCCCCACCTCGTCGACAGCCGGCCGAGCGGTCGTTTCCTGATGACCGACCTCGACCGGGTCGGCGGCGTCCCCGTCGTGATGCAGGAGCTGCTCGAGAACGACTTGCTCCACGGCGACGCGATGACCGTCACGGGCCGAACGGTCGCGGAGAACCTCGAGGAGGCGTCCCCCCCGAGACCTGATGGTGAGGTCGTGCGGGACCTCAACACGCCGCTGCACGATGACGGTGGGTTGGCGATCCTGCGCGGCTCACTGGCGCCGGGGGGCGCCGTCGTGAAGGTCGCCGGCCTTCCGGGCGACGCGCAACTCGAACGGGAGGTGTTCGTGGGCACCGCGCGCGTCTTCGACGGCGAGCAGGACGCGATGACGTACACGCTCGAGGGCCGCCTCGAACCGGGTGACGTCGTCGTGATCCGCTACGAGGGCCCCCGCGGAGGACCGGGCATGCCCGAGATGCTCGCAGTGACCGGGGCGATCAAGGGGGTTGGCCGGGGATCCGACGTCGCGTTGCTGACCGACGGGCGCTTCTCCGGCGCGACGCACGGGCTGTCGATCGGCCACGTCGCCCCCGAGGCCGTCGACGGCGGTCCGATTGCGCTCGTACGAGACGGGGACACCGTGGAGATCGACGTCCCCGGACGGCGATTGGATCTCCGGATGGACGAGGCGACGCTCGAACAGCGACGCCGGGAGCTCAAGCACCCCGAAGCGCGCTACACGACGGGCGTGCTCGCGAAGTATGCGGCGTTGGTGGGGAGCGCGGAGCGCGGCGCCATCACCACGGCGGGTCCGTGA
- a CDS encoding SDR family NAD(P)-dependent oxidoreductase: MTASPSATPHPWDLHGRAALVTGGAQGLGRGIADALAGAGVHVVVTARRRERVEEAAEQIRAAGGAATPLPWDLSMPAEAPALVDAAASAAGVEAVDTLVHAAGIQVRKPVDSLTLEEFDEVHTVHLRSAFTLSQTVGARLRERGLPGSVVLMGSLTSHLGIPHTAAYGSAKSGVLGLARSLAVEWAAHDIRCNVIVPGYFHTELTDGLFQDPDRRDWVESRIPMGRLGRADDLGGLALLLASDAGSYITGQAIAVDGGWLAA; encoded by the coding sequence ATGACCGCCTCGCCCAGCGCCACCCCGCACCCCTGGGATCTGCACGGGCGCGCCGCCCTCGTCACCGGGGGCGCGCAAGGGCTGGGACGCGGGATCGCCGACGCGCTCGCCGGCGCGGGCGTGCACGTGGTGGTCACGGCCCGCCGTCGCGAGCGGGTCGAGGAGGCGGCCGAGCAGATTCGGGCCGCGGGAGGCGCGGCGACACCGCTGCCTTGGGACCTCTCGATGCCCGCGGAAGCCCCCGCCCTCGTGGACGCCGCGGCGTCCGCGGCCGGCGTCGAGGCAGTGGACACGCTCGTCCACGCGGCGGGCATCCAGGTCCGCAAGCCGGTCGACAGCCTCACCCTCGAGGAGTTCGACGAGGTTCACACCGTGCACCTCCGCTCGGCCTTCACCCTGAGCCAAACCGTCGGGGCCCGATTGCGCGAGCGCGGCCTCCCCGGGTCGGTGGTGTTGATGGGCTCGCTGACCAGCCACCTCGGAATCCCGCATACCGCGGCGTACGGGAGCGCGAAGTCCGGCGTGCTGGGCCTCGCGCGCAGCCTCGCGGTCGAGTGGGCGGCTCACGATATCCGTTGCAACGTGATCGTTCCCGGATACTTCCACACGGAGCTGACCGACGGACTGTTCCAGGACCCTGACCGGCGCGACTGGGTCGAGAGCCGGATCCCGATGGGCCGGCTCGGGCGCGCCGACGATCTCGGGGGCCTCGCGCTGCTGCTGGCCTCCGATGCGGGGAGCTACATCACCGGACAGGCGATCGCGGTCGACGGCGGATGGCTCGCGGCGTGA
- a CDS encoding fumarylacetoacetate hydrolase family protein has product MRLVRHGEPGRERPGVLLDDDTIVDVGARLGDPGTALLTAGGLADVRALVESRADLPRLERSEARLGPPIPRPPKVIGIGLNYADHARESGMQTPPEPIAFGKAPNALTGPTDVVWLPPDSDRCDWEVELGVVIGQHARRLPDEAAAYEAIAGWCISNDLTERAHQFEHGGQWIKGKSHETFNPLGPWLVTKEELRGDLRLTTRVSGDLVQDGTTADMIFPPTELVRYLSWFMTLEPGDLVSTGTPAGVGMGQNPPRFLRDGDVLETAITGLGEQRNLCHEIQLPAGETNPLQQPATTR; this is encoded by the coding sequence ATGCGTCTCGTCCGCCACGGCGAACCCGGCCGGGAACGACCCGGCGTGCTGCTCGACGACGACACCATCGTGGACGTGGGCGCACGTCTGGGGGATCCCGGGACGGCGCTGCTCACCGCGGGGGGGCTCGCTGACGTGCGCGCCCTCGTCGAGTCGCGAGCCGATCTTCCGCGGCTCGAGCGCTCGGAAGCCCGCCTGGGGCCCCCGATCCCACGGCCGCCGAAGGTCATCGGGATCGGTCTGAACTATGCCGACCATGCCCGGGAAAGCGGGATGCAGACGCCGCCGGAGCCGATCGCGTTCGGGAAGGCGCCCAACGCGCTCACTGGTCCCACCGACGTGGTCTGGCTGCCTCCGGACTCGGACCGGTGCGACTGGGAGGTGGAGCTGGGCGTCGTCATCGGGCAGCACGCGCGTCGTCTCCCGGACGAGGCCGCCGCGTACGAGGCGATCGCCGGCTGGTGCATCTCCAACGACCTCACCGAGCGCGCTCACCAGTTCGAGCACGGGGGGCAGTGGATCAAGGGGAAGTCGCACGAGACGTTCAATCCTCTCGGCCCGTGGCTCGTGACCAAGGAGGAGCTCCGGGGGGATCTGCGGTTGACCACCCGGGTCTCCGGCGACCTGGTCCAGGACGGTACGACCGCGGACATGATCTTCCCACCGACCGAGCTGGTCAGGTACCTCAGCTGGTTCATGACCCTGGAGCCGGGCGACCTCGTGTCGACCGGCACCCCCGCGGGGGTCGGGATGGGCCAGAATCCCCCGCGCTTCCTTCGCGACGGCGACGTCCTCGAGACGGCGATCACCGGCCTCGGTGAGCAACGCAACCTTTGCCACGAGATTCAGCTGCCGGCAGGCGAGACGAACCCGCTCCAACAGCCCGCGACGACGAGGTGA